A region of Mauremys mutica isolate MM-2020 ecotype Southern chromosome 2, ASM2049712v1, whole genome shotgun sequence DNA encodes the following proteins:
- the CCN3 gene encoding CCN family member 3 has protein sequence MRATRGCERRQSLPSLGLLLLLCKVSGQPPPCPPQCGGRPCPPEPPSCAPGVPAVLDACACCLVCARQRGESCSERQPCDQGSGLHCDRGAGAGPGICVVLEGDSCVFDGVIYQSGETFQPSCKYQCACRDGQIGCVPRCNLDLLLPGPDCPFPRKTEVPGECCEKWTCDPKEEVTLGSFAMAAYRKESTLGIDASDSRSNCIEQTTEWSSCSKSCGMGFSTRITNRNPQCEMVKQTRLCMVRPCESEQLIDKKGKKCVRTKKSLKAVHFEYKNCTSIQTYKPRYCGLCTDGRCCTPHNTKTIKVEFQCPQSKVLKKPMMLITTCVCHNNCPQDNVFFQLLEPMFSGVKI, from the exons ATGAGGGCGACGCGTGGCTGTGAGCGGAGGCAGAGcctgcccagcctggggctgctgctgctgctgtgcaag GTGAGTGGCCAGCCGCCGCCGTGCCCCCCGCAGTGCGGCGGCCGCCCGTGCCCGCCCGAGCCGCCCAGCTGCGCCCCGGGAGTGCCCGCCGTGCTGGACGcctgcgcctgctgcctggtgtgCGCCCGGCAGCGCGGGGAGAGCTGCTCCGAGCGGCAGCCCTGCGACCAGGGCAGCGGCCTCCACTGCGACCGcggcgccggggccgggccgggcatcTGCGTGG TGCTTGAAGGAGACAGCTGTGTGTTTGATGGGGTTATTTATCAGAGTGGGGAGACATTCCAGCCCAGCTGTAAATACCAGTGTGCTTGCAGAGATGGACAGATTGGCTGTGTGCCCCGCTGTAACCTTGACCTGCTGCTCCCTGGTCCTGATTGCCCTTTCCCAAGGAAAACTGAAGTCCCAGGAGAGTGCTGTGAGAAGTGGACTTGTGACCCTAAAGAGGAAGTGACTTTGGGCAGTTTTGCGATGGCTG CATATAGAAAAGAATCAACTCTTGGAATTGATGCCTCTGACTCACGTTCCAACTGTATTGAGCAGACAACAGAATGGAGTTCATGTTCCAAAAGCTGTGGAATGGGCTTTTCCACCCGCATTACAAACAGGAATCCTCAGTGTGAGATGGTGAAGCAGACACGACTCTGCATGGTGCGACCTTGTGAGAGCGAACAGCTGATTGATAAG AAAGGGAAAAAGTGTGTCCgaacaaagaagtcattgaaAGCTGTTCACTTTGAGTACAAGAACTGCACTAGTATTCAGACCTATAAACCCCGCTATTGTGGGCTCTGCACTGATGGACGATGCTGCACACCACACAACACCAAGACAATCAAGGTTGAGTTCCAGTGTCCCCAGAGCAAAGTCCTCAAAAAGCCAATGATGCTGATCACTACCTGTGTCTGTCATAACAACTGTCCCCAGGACAATGTTTTCTTCCAACTGTTAGAGCCAATGTTCAGTGGAGTAAAAATATGA